One window of the Triticum dicoccoides isolate Atlit2015 ecotype Zavitan chromosome 3B, WEW_v2.0, whole genome shotgun sequence genome contains the following:
- the LOC119275085 gene encoding hexokinase-8-like, with amino-acid sequence MAEQVVADLREKCATPPSLLCDVAAAMADEMCAGLGKEGGSRVQMLLSYVDKLPTGREEGLFYGLDLGGTNFRVLKVQLGGNDKHVISCESREVAIPPHLMSGSSSELFGFIASELAKFVADEEKGTSLSNEKTRKLGFTFSFPVRQRSVASGTLVKWTKAFSIEDAVGKDVVAELQTAMQKQGLDMHVAALINDAVGTLAGARYYDEDVVAGVIFGTGTNAAYVEKANAIPKWEGELPNSGEMVINMEWGNFYSCHLPVTEYDQALDSESLNPGEQIYEKLTSGMYLGEIVRRVLLKLSLQSGIFGEIDHTKLKTHFHLRTPHISAMHHDDTPNLKIVEEKLEEILEIASTSLETRKMVVEICDIVARRAARLAAAGLAGILKKLGRDGCVDKHRSVIAIDGGLFEHYAKFSKCLEATLYELLGEQSSKSVVIKHADDGSGIGAALIAASQSQCRNVE; translated from the exons ATGGCGGAGCAGGTGGTGGCGGACCTCCGAGAGAAGTGCGCCACGCCGCCGTCGCTGCTGTGCGACGTGGCGGCGGCGATGGCCGACGAGATGTGCGCGGGACTGGGGAAGGAGGGTGGGAGCAGGGTCCAGATGCTGCTCTCCTACGTTGACAAGCTCCCCACGGG GAGAGAGGAAGGTTTGTTCTATGGACTGGACCTAGGAGGGACAAACTTCCGTGTCTTGAAGGTGCAGCTAGGTGGCAATGATAAGCATGTCATTAGCTGCGAGTCCAGAGAAGTCGCCATCCCACCACATTTGATGTCAGGGAGCTCCTCT GAATTGTTTGGTTTCATTGCTTCTGAATTAGCCAAGTTTGTGGCTGATGAAGAGAAGGGTACTAGCTTGTCAAACGAGAAGACACGGAAACTAGGATTCACATTTTCTTTCCCAGTGAGGCAACGGTCTGTTGCATCAGGGACCCTTGTCAAGTGGACAAAGGCATTTTCTATAGAAGATGCT GTAGGTAAAGATGTAGTTGCTGAACTGCAAACAGCTATGCAGAAGCAAGGTCTAGACATGCATGTGGCTGCACTA ATTAATGACGCTGTTGGGACATTGGCTGGAGCCAGATACTACGATGAAGATGTCGTCGCAGGTGTGATATTTGGCACTGGCACAAATGCTGCTTATGTTGAGAAGGCAAATGCTATACCAAAATGGGAAGGAGAGCTGCCTAATTCAGGAGAAATG GTCATTAATATGGAATGGGGTAATTTCTATTCATGCCATCTTCCAGTCACTGAATACGATCAAGCATTAGATAGTGAAAGCTTAAATCCAGGAGAGCAG ATCTACGAGAAGTTAACCTCAGGAATGTATTTAGGTGAAATTGTAAGGAGGGTGTTGCTTAAACTGTCCTTGCAATCTGGCATTTTTGGTGAAATTGACCACACTAAGCTCAAAACTCATTTCCATCTCCG GACTCCGCATATTTCTGCAATGCACCATGACGACACGCCCAATCTGAAGATAGTAGAAGAAAAACTGGAAGAAATCCTAGAG ATTGCAAGCACGTCCTTAGAGACGCGGAAAATGGTTGTTGAGATCTGCGACATTGTTGCAAGAAGGGCAGCCCGGCTGGCTGCTGCGGGCCTTGCAGGGATCCTCAAGAAGCTTGGGAGAGATGGCTGTGTCGACAAGCATCGGTCGGTCATCGCCATCGATGGAGGACTGTTCGAAcactatgccaagttcagcaaatgtttgGAAGCTACTCTATATGAGCTGCTAGGGGAGCAGTCATCGAAGTCGGTAGTCATCAAGCACGCGGACGATGGCTCGGGGATAGGGGCTGCCCTGATCGCTGCTTCCCAATCTCAGTGCAGAAATGTTGAATAG